From a region of the Calliphora vicina chromosome 4, idCalVici1.1, whole genome shotgun sequence genome:
- the LOC135958674 gene encoding LOW QUALITY PROTEIN: actin-histidine N-methyltransferase-like (The sequence of the model RefSeq protein was modified relative to this genomic sequence to represent the inferred CDS: inserted 2 bases in 1 codon; substituted 1 base at 1 genomic stop codon): MCRSKPLPSEDTPSTIPVLIPFWDMTNHRNGTISSIFNVETQEMEXAKEDFKXGEHVFIRYSDRSNAELRTRNGYINAQNHKESMTIKLGLSSSDALYEKRNHLLQLLNIPKTSELKVLPPPKHISSELLGFLCVFNMNKEQLDHWITSERSMDLLYIDCALETELDSKIWQYLQIRLMQLLRAFFNTLENDEKLVGGLKKGEIKPTSIYIQMILEYRILTAALDYAKQRTKA; the protein is encoded by the exons ACCCTTGCCGAGCGAAGATACGCCCTCTACTATTCCTGTCTTAATACCCTTCTGGGACATGACCAATCATCGTAATGGCACCATTTCGTCAATTTTCAATGTGGAGACCCAAGAAATGGA AGCAAAGGAGGACTTTAAGTAGGGAGAACATGTTTTCATACGTTATAGCGATCGTTCCAATGCCGAGTTAAGGACTCGCAATGGCta CATCAATGCCCAAAATCACAAAGAGAGTATGACCATTAAACTGGGCTTAAGTTCTTCAGATGCTCTATACGAGAAACGCAATCATCTTTTGCAACTGCTCAACATTCCAAAGACTAGTGAATTGAAAGTTCTACCTCCACCCAAGCACATTTCCTCAGAACTTTTAGGTTTCCTTTGCGTCTTCAATATGAACAAAGAACAATTGGATCACTGGATAACGTCTGAGCGTTCCATGGACCTGCTGTATATTGATTGTGCTTTAGAAACTGAATTGGACTCGAAAATCTGGCAGTATTTGCAGATACGCCTAATGCAACTATTGAGAGCCTTCTTCAACACCCTGGAAAATGATGAAAAGCTAGTTGGTGGACTGAAAAAGGGTGAAATAAAGCCAACAAGTATCTATATACAGATGATATTGGAGTATCGTATACTGACTGCTGCTTTGGATTATGCCAAACAAAGGACAAAAGCCTAA